In one window of Caenimonas aquaedulcis DNA:
- a CDS encoding GlcG/HbpS family heme-binding protein — translation MQQRLSLSILAAGLALAAGSAGAQAVRTEKNISLELANQVAAGAVAACAANGYAVAATVVDRAGVVRAVQRADNAGPHTLASSQQKAWTSASAKNTTLAMMEGAQKNPGAANLVYLPGFLLLGGGVPIKVGNETIGAVGVGGAPGGNLDEQCAVASLDKVKDQLK, via the coding sequence ATGCAACAGCGCCTTTCCCTGTCCATCCTCGCCGCGGGCCTTGCCTTGGCCGCCGGTTCCGCCGGTGCCCAGGCCGTGCGAACCGAAAAGAACATCTCGCTCGAACTGGCCAACCAGGTCGCCGCGGGTGCCGTGGCTGCCTGCGCGGCCAACGGCTACGCGGTGGCCGCCACCGTGGTCGACCGCGCCGGCGTCGTGCGCGCCGTCCAGCGCGCGGACAACGCGGGCCCGCACACGCTCGCCTCCAGCCAGCAAAAGGCGTGGACCTCCGCATCCGCGAAAAACACGACCCTGGCGATGATGGAAGGCGCGCAGAAGAATCCCGGCGCCGCGAACCTCGTGTACCTGCCCGGCTTCCTGCTGCTCGGGGGCGGCGTGCCGATCAAGGTTGGCAACGAGACCATCGGTGCCGTCGGCGTCGGCGGTGCACCCGGCGGCAACCTCGACGAACAATGCGCGGTGGCAAGCCTGGACAAGGTCAAGGACCAGCTGAAGTGA
- a CDS encoding response regulator transcription factor, which yields MNAPLSPLVHLIDDDEAVRAGLALLIGTVGLRVQAWGDPQAFLAGFDRQAIGAIVLDVRMPGISGLTVLDQLMAQGVDQPVIMLTGHGTVEMCRRAFKAGAAEFLEKPVDDELLLEALQSAVRQHVKSRERIAAGREARERYAQLSEREREVLGLIVEGLTNKEIARALILSPRTVETHRANLFAKLEAASLAQLIRQYAALVDEAGAA from the coding sequence ATGAACGCACCGCTGTCGCCGCTGGTCCACCTCATCGACGACGACGAGGCCGTGCGCGCGGGCCTCGCCCTGTTGATCGGCACCGTCGGACTGCGCGTGCAGGCATGGGGCGATCCGCAAGCCTTCCTCGCGGGATTCGACCGCCAGGCCATCGGCGCGATCGTGCTGGACGTGCGCATGCCGGGCATCAGCGGGCTCACGGTGCTGGACCAGCTGATGGCGCAGGGCGTGGACCAGCCGGTGATCATGCTCACCGGGCACGGCACGGTGGAGATGTGCCGGCGCGCGTTCAAGGCGGGCGCCGCGGAATTCCTGGAGAAGCCGGTCGACGACGAGTTGCTGCTCGAGGCGCTGCAGTCGGCTGTGCGACAGCACGTCAAGTCGCGCGAGCGCATCGCCGCGGGTCGCGAGGCGCGCGAACGCTACGCGCAATTGTCCGAGCGCGAGCGCGAAGTGCTGGGCCTCATCGTGGAAGGACTCACGAACAAGGAGATCGCGCGAGCGCTCATCCTGTCCCCGCGCACCGTGGAAACGCACCGGGCCAACCTGTTCGCGAAGCTGGAAGCCGCCTCGCTCGCGCAATTGATCCGGCAATACGCCGCGCTCGTCGACGAAGCCGGCGCTGCGTAG
- a CDS encoding sensor histidine kinase — protein sequence MRNRPARHGPWIPAWLALSVLGGVILSRLELAHLRDDFETDARIVHRLLSQRAVQHDAILETLALLQPAGGSDRAEQRLPSVYPQILSVERRDADAAWPDAALRSAEAVSRAQKRPALADADFPKGRYRIVLGAQPASFALTLDLASAVPGSEWPMARDSSPVRVVLEHAGMQYVVQPGRVQAGGWAFDFRKHLAADSQPFDVVATRSVGWGELPWPWILAWTLAAGALVAGIRSLRRQRAGRERAEELLRLGQVARLNTLGELAAGMAHELNQPLTAMMASTQAARRLLDDDPTDLVTARDAMAQAVQQGRRASDVVSRLRRVVERPGAAAQLQPVDLQEAARNAFYLLEPEFARRQVRARLADAAPVRVNAEPVALEQIVHNLLMNALQALDQVPEAQRELLVSVASQERSGVLVVADTGPGIAPEVMPRIFEPFFSTREAGLGLGLSLCETLAAGMGGRLEAAQHAPRGAEFRLTLPGAAP from the coding sequence ATGCGCAACCGGCCCGCCCGCCATGGTCCCTGGATCCCCGCCTGGCTGGCCCTGTCGGTGCTCGGCGGCGTGATCTTGTCGCGCCTCGAGCTGGCGCACCTGCGCGACGATTTTGAAACCGATGCGCGCATCGTCCATCGGCTCCTGAGCCAGCGCGCGGTGCAGCACGACGCCATCCTCGAAACCCTGGCCCTCCTGCAGCCGGCCGGGGGCAGCGATCGCGCCGAGCAGCGGCTTCCTTCGGTCTATCCCCAGATCCTGTCGGTGGAGCGGCGCGATGCGGACGCCGCGTGGCCCGACGCGGCCCTGCGTTCCGCAGAGGCCGTCTCGCGCGCGCAGAAACGCCCCGCGCTCGCCGACGCCGATTTCCCGAAGGGCCGGTATCGCATCGTGCTGGGCGCGCAGCCCGCGAGCTTCGCACTGACGCTCGACCTCGCGTCGGCGGTGCCCGGATCCGAATGGCCGATGGCACGCGACTCCAGCCCCGTGCGCGTGGTGCTGGAACACGCGGGAATGCAATACGTGGTGCAGCCGGGGCGGGTGCAGGCCGGTGGCTGGGCCTTCGACTTCCGCAAGCACCTGGCCGCGGACAGCCAGCCTTTCGACGTGGTGGCCACGCGTTCCGTCGGCTGGGGCGAACTGCCGTGGCCCTGGATTCTTGCGTGGACGCTGGCGGCGGGCGCGCTGGTCGCGGGCATCCGCTCGCTGCGCCGCCAACGCGCCGGCCGCGAGCGCGCGGAGGAGCTGCTGCGCCTCGGCCAGGTGGCGCGCCTGAACACCCTGGGTGAACTCGCGGCGGGCATGGCCCACGAACTCAACCAGCCGCTGACCGCGATGATGGCGAGCACGCAGGCGGCGCGCCGGTTGCTCGATGACGACCCCACGGACCTCGTGACCGCGCGCGATGCCATGGCGCAGGCCGTCCAGCAAGGCCGCCGCGCGTCCGATGTGGTGAGCCGCCTGCGCCGCGTCGTCGAACGTCCGGGCGCGGCGGCGCAATTGCAGCCGGTCGATCTGCAGGAGGCCGCGCGCAATGCGTTCTACCTGCTGGAGCCGGAGTTCGCGCGCAGGCAGGTGCGTGCCCGTCTGGCCGACGCGGCGCCGGTGCGCGTGAACGCCGAGCCCGTGGCGCTGGAACAGATCGTGCACAACCTTCTCATGAATGCACTGCAGGCGCTGGACCAGGTGCCCGAGGCCCAGCGCGAGTTGCTCGTCTCGGTCGCATCGCAGGAGCGCAGCGGCGTGCTGGTGGTGGCGGACACCGGCCCGGGCATCGCCCCGGAAGTGATGCCGCGCATCTTCGAGCCCTTCTTCTCCACGCGCGAAGCCGGGCTCGGGCTGGGCCTGAGCCTGTGCGAGACGCTCGCCGCGGGCATGGGCGGCCGCCTCGAAGCAGCACAACACGCGCCGCGCGGCGCGGAGTTCCGGCTGACATTGCCGGGGGCCGCGCCATGA
- a CDS encoding cation diffusion facilitator family transporter: protein MKWTAQDLTPEKLLRASIAVAVLTIALKTLAWWITQSVGLLSDAMESFVNLASAAFALLMVKIAKRPADDDHPYGHHKAEYFSSGFEGLLIIVAALGIIFAAVQRILHPQPLDQLGWGLTLSVLSSAANGALAWLMLRSAQVHRSMALEADARHLITDVWTSAGVVVGIGLVALVGWQWLDPAVAIGVALNILREGAHLMWKSSQGLMDEALEPEVREAIDKTLAGFKHHTIRFDHITTRRSGKRRFVDMHMHMPGAWTLGRAAAVRTDVEQALMSAVPGLRATIQLLPSNVEAHFDDEEDLI from the coding sequence ATGAAGTGGACCGCGCAGGACCTGACACCCGAGAAGCTCCTTCGTGCATCGATCGCGGTGGCGGTGCTGACGATCGCGCTGAAGACGCTCGCCTGGTGGATCACGCAATCGGTCGGCCTCCTGTCCGACGCGATGGAGTCTTTCGTGAATCTCGCGAGCGCCGCGTTCGCCTTGTTGATGGTCAAGATCGCGAAGCGCCCGGCGGACGACGACCATCCCTACGGCCACCACAAGGCGGAGTATTTCTCCTCCGGCTTCGAGGGGTTGCTGATCATCGTGGCCGCGCTGGGCATCATCTTCGCGGCGGTGCAGCGCATCCTGCACCCCCAGCCGCTCGACCAGCTGGGCTGGGGATTGACCTTGTCCGTCTTGAGCTCCGCGGCGAACGGCGCCCTCGCGTGGCTGATGCTGCGTTCGGCGCAGGTGCACCGTTCGATGGCACTGGAGGCCGACGCGCGCCATCTCATCACGGATGTGTGGACCTCCGCCGGTGTGGTCGTGGGCATCGGGCTGGTGGCGCTCGTCGGGTGGCAATGGCTGGACCCGGCCGTCGCCATCGGCGTGGCGCTCAACATCCTGCGCGAAGGCGCGCACCTGATGTGGAAGTCATCGCAGGGCCTGATGGACGAGGCGCTGGAGCCGGAGGTTCGCGAGGCCATCGACAAGACGCTCGCCGGCTTCAAGCACCACACGATCCGCTTCGACCACATCACGACGCGGCGGTCCGGCAAGCGCCGTTTCGTCGACATGCACATGCATATGCCCGGCGCGTGGACGCTGGGCCGCGCCGCCGCGGTGCGCACGGACGTCGAGCAGGCGCTGATGAGTGCGGTGCCGGGCCTGCGCGCCACCATCCAGCTCCTGCCCAGCAATGTCGAGGCGCATTTCGACGACGAGGAGGACCTGATTTGA
- the dtd gene encoding D-aminoacyl-tRNA deacylase — protein MISVIQRVASARVEVGGLTIGEIGAGLLVLVCAERGDTQAQADKLLAKLLKLRIFSDEAGKMNRSVQDVQGGLLLVSQFTLAADTSGGNRPSFTNAAAPEDGRHLYDYFVERARAAHPVVQTGEFAADMKVHLVNDGPVTIPLRVQ, from the coding sequence TTGATCAGCGTGATCCAGCGCGTCGCCAGTGCGCGGGTCGAAGTCGGCGGCCTGACCATCGGCGAGATCGGCGCGGGACTGCTCGTGCTGGTGTGCGCGGAGCGCGGCGACACGCAAGCGCAGGCCGACAAGCTGCTCGCGAAGCTGCTGAAGCTGCGCATCTTCAGCGACGAGGCCGGCAAGATGAACCGCAGCGTGCAGGATGTGCAGGGCGGCCTGCTGCTGGTGAGCCAGTTCACGCTGGCCGCCGATACGTCCGGCGGGAACCGGCCCAGCTTCACCAATGCCGCCGCGCCCGAAGACGGCCGGCACCTGTACGACTACTTCGTGGAGCGCGCGCGGGCCGCGCATCCCGTGGTGCAGACGGGCGAATTTGCGGCCGACATGAAGGTGCACCTCGTCAACGACGGTCCGGTGACGATCCCGCTGCGCGTTCAGTAG
- the ybeY gene encoding rRNA maturation RNase YbeY, translating into MHLKLDLALQFGSFPGAAAHRALLRRKTVQAWMEAALKHPGQIGVRIVGEEEARALNLQYRQRDYATNVLTFDYAHEQWVEADLVLCGPVVQREAAEQGKTLEAHYAHLLVHGTLHAQGYDHETDERDALEMEALEILLLGSLGFRNPY; encoded by the coding sequence ATGCACCTGAAGCTCGACCTCGCGCTGCAATTCGGAAGCTTCCCGGGCGCGGCCGCGCATCGCGCGCTGCTGCGCAGGAAGACGGTGCAGGCCTGGATGGAAGCGGCGCTGAAGCACCCGGGGCAGATCGGCGTGCGCATCGTCGGCGAGGAGGAGGCGCGCGCACTGAACCTGCAGTATCGCCAGCGCGACTACGCGACCAACGTGCTGACCTTCGACTACGCGCACGAGCAGTGGGTCGAGGCGGACCTCGTCCTGTGCGGCCCCGTCGTGCAACGCGAGGCCGCGGAACAAGGCAAGACCCTCGAAGCGCATTACGCGCACCTGCTGGTGCATGGCACCTTGCACGCGCAGGGCTACGACCATGAAACGGACGAACGAGACGCGCTGGAGATGGAGGCGCTCGAAATCCTCCTGCTCGGCTCGCTGGGGTTTCGCAACCCCTACTGA
- a CDS encoding PhoH family protein, whose amino-acid sequence MILKHTFSPPSNSRLSHLCGPTDENLRTIEMALHVKIAHRHEQFRIEGPKPKAERALEVLQALYEIAGRTISAEKVQLMLADESPLGEDGSGAQVLHTRRTDLKARTPNQGTYLENIASHDITFGIGPAGTGKTYLAVACAVDALERSAVQRIVLTRPAVEAGEKLGFLPGDLSQKVDPYLRPLYDALYDLMGFDKVTKAFERQALEIAPLAFMRGRTLNNAFVILDEAQNTTPEQMKMFLTRIGFGAKAVVTGDVSQIDLPKGQLSGLVEAEQILKRVKGIAHTRFTSKDVVRHPLVARIVDAYDAQRKREGRA is encoded by the coding sequence TTGATTCTCAAACACACCTTTTCCCCGCCCAGCAACAGCCGTCTTTCCCACCTCTGCGGTCCCACCGACGAGAACCTGCGCACCATCGAGATGGCGCTGCACGTGAAGATCGCGCACCGCCACGAGCAGTTCAGGATCGAGGGGCCGAAGCCGAAGGCGGAACGTGCCCTCGAAGTGCTGCAGGCGCTCTACGAAATCGCAGGCCGCACGATCTCGGCGGAGAAGGTGCAACTCATGCTCGCCGACGAGTCGCCCCTGGGCGAGGACGGCAGCGGCGCGCAGGTGCTGCACACGCGGCGCACGGACCTCAAGGCCCGCACGCCCAACCAGGGCACCTACCTGGAGAACATCGCCTCGCACGACATCACCTTCGGCATCGGCCCCGCGGGCACCGGCAAGACCTACCTCGCGGTGGCCTGCGCGGTGGACGCGCTGGAGCGCAGCGCGGTGCAGCGCATCGTGCTCACGCGGCCCGCGGTGGAAGCGGGCGAGAAGCTCGGGTTTCTCCCCGGCGACCTTTCGCAGAAAGTCGATCCCTACCTGCGCCCGCTCTACGACGCCCTGTACGACCTGATGGGTTTCGACAAGGTCACCAAGGCCTTCGAACGCCAGGCGCTGGAGATCGCGCCGCTCGCCTTCATGCGCGGCCGCACGCTGAACAACGCGTTCGTCATCCTCGACGAAGCGCAGAACACCACGCCCGAGCAGATGAAGATGTTCCTCACTCGCATCGGCTTCGGCGCCAAGGCGGTGGTAACCGGCGACGTCAGCCAGATCGACCTGCCCAAGGGTCAACTCTCGGGGCTGGTGGAAGCCGAGCAGATCCTCAAGCGCGTGAAGGGTATCGCGCACACGCGCTTCACGAGCAAGGACGTCGTGCGGCACCCGCTGGTCGCCCGCATCGTGGATGCATACGACGCGCAGCGCAAGCGCGAAGGCCGCGCCTGA
- the ruvA gene encoding Holliday junction branch migration protein RuvA, which translates to MIGKLTGTLAEKNPPQVLVDCHGVGYEVDVPMSTFYNLPAAGEKVSLLTHFVVREDAQILYGFGSHDERQAFRELIKISGVGPRTALSVLSGMSVADIAQAVTAQDAGRLVKVPGIGKKTAERLLLELKGKFGADLGHPVGGGASDAQGDILQALVALGYSDKEAAASLKALPRDVGVSEGIKLALKALAK; encoded by the coding sequence ATGATAGGCAAATTGACCGGAACGCTGGCGGAGAAGAACCCGCCCCAGGTGCTCGTGGATTGCCACGGCGTCGGCTACGAGGTGGACGTGCCGATGAGCACCTTCTACAACCTGCCCGCCGCGGGCGAGAAAGTCAGCCTGCTCACGCACTTCGTGGTGCGGGAGGACGCGCAGATCCTGTACGGCTTCGGCTCCCACGACGAGCGGCAGGCCTTCCGCGAACTCATCAAGATCTCCGGCGTGGGCCCGCGTACGGCGCTGTCCGTGCTCAGCGGGATGAGCGTGGCCGACATCGCGCAGGCCGTGACGGCCCAGGACGCGGGGCGCCTCGTGAAGGTGCCCGGCATCGGCAAGAAGACGGCCGAACGCCTGCTGCTCGAGCTGAAGGGCAAGTTCGGCGCCGACCTGGGGCATCCCGTGGGTGGCGGCGCGAGCGATGCGCAGGGGGACATCCTGCAGGCGCTCGTCGCGCTCGGCTACAGCGACAAGGAAGCCGCCGCGTCGCTCAAGGCGCTGCCGCGTGATGTGGGCGTGAGCGAAGGCATCAAGCTCGCACTGAAGGCACTGGCGAAATGA
- the ruvB gene encoding Holliday junction branch migration DNA helicase RuvB: protein MTIQTDDFGIPPAPRVVSAAPVSPNEEAIERALRPKLLDEYVGQSKTREQLEIFIGAAKKRGEAMDHVLLFGPPGLGKTTLSHIIAHELGVNLRQTSGPVLEKPKDLAALLTNLEKNDVLFIDEIHRLSPVVEEILYPALEDYQIDIMIGEGPAARSIKLDLQPFTLVGATTRAGMLTNPLRDRFGIVARLEFYTAEELARIVKRSAGLLKAPIDEAGNTEIAKRSRGTPRIANRLLRRVRDYADVKGDGHITKEIANKALAMLDVDPQGFDVMDRKLLEAVIHRFDGGPVGLDNIAASIGEERDTIEDVIEPYLIQQGYLQRTPRGRIATLAAFRHLGVTPPSRQDGIPDMFNP, encoded by the coding sequence ATGACGATCCAGACCGACGACTTCGGCATCCCGCCCGCGCCGCGCGTGGTGTCCGCGGCGCCCGTGTCGCCCAACGAGGAGGCGATCGAACGCGCGCTGCGTCCCAAGCTGCTGGACGAGTATGTGGGCCAATCCAAGACTCGCGAACAGCTGGAGATCTTCATCGGCGCGGCGAAAAAGCGCGGCGAAGCGATGGACCACGTGCTGCTGTTCGGCCCGCCGGGCCTGGGCAAGACCACCCTGTCGCACATCATCGCGCACGAGCTGGGCGTGAACCTGCGGCAGACCTCCGGCCCCGTCCTGGAAAAGCCCAAGGACCTCGCGGCGCTGCTGACGAACCTCGAGAAGAACGACGTGCTCTTCATCGACGAGATCCATCGCCTCTCGCCGGTCGTGGAGGAAATCCTGTACCCCGCGCTGGAGGACTACCAGATCGACATCATGATCGGCGAAGGACCGGCCGCGCGCTCGATCAAGCTCGACCTGCAGCCCTTCACGCTCGTGGGCGCGACGACGCGGGCGGGCATGCTGACCAACCCGCTGCGCGACCGGTTCGGCATCGTCGCGCGACTGGAGTTCTATACGGCGGAGGAACTCGCGCGCATCGTCAAGCGCAGCGCCGGCCTGCTGAAGGCGCCGATCGACGAGGCTGGCAACACGGAAATCGCAAAGCGCTCACGCGGCACGCCGCGCATCGCCAACCGCCTGCTGCGCCGTGTGCGCGACTACGCGGACGTCAAGGGCGATGGCCATATCACGAAGGAGATCGCGAACAAGGCGCTCGCGATGCTCGATGTCGATCCGCAGGGCTTCGACGTCATGGACCGCAAGTTGCTCGAAGCGGTGATCCACCGCTTCGACGGGGGTCCGGTGGGCCTGGACAACATCGCGGCGTCCATCGGCGAGGAGCGCGACACGATCGAGGACGTGATCGAACCGTACCTGATCCAGCAGGGCTACCTGCAGCGCACGCCGCGTGGGCGCATCGCTACGCTGGCGGCTTTCCGTCATCTGGGCGTGACGCCGCCAAGCCGCCAAGACGGAATCCCCGATATGTTCAACCCATAG
- a CDS encoding DSD1 family PLP-dependent enzyme — translation MKPPTKTPVSEALAALVGQHADAIDTPALVVDLDAMQRNLARMAEFAKKHDIRWRPHAKMHKSAALARLQVQAGAVGVCVQKTAEAEVMAAGGVRDIYISNEVISPAKLVRVAKLAHQLSAEGGQLAIAVDSAEGITRLARAMNEARTDKPAVIDVFVEIDVGQGRCGVPPGPAAVALAHEIRKHAPLRFAGLQAYHGKAQHLRSAQQRREAISVVVEDVTHTRKLIEAEGVAVDLVTGAGTGSLVCEAASGVFGELQAGSFLFMDADYAQNERDPAAPNFEHALFVKTQVISAGAEHAVCDAGHKSHAIDSGLPKVHTLAPGKELSFANGGDEHGILRPAGANTRIPAIGQMLWLVPGHCDPTVNLYDFMIGVSGGLLNGKVERIIRVDARGALT, via the coding sequence ATGAAGCCGCCGACGAAAACACCAGTTTCTGAAGCCCTGGCCGCCCTCGTCGGCCAGCACGCCGACGCCATCGATACTCCCGCCCTCGTCGTCGACCTCGACGCCATGCAACGCAACCTCGCGCGCATGGCGGAATTCGCGAAGAAGCACGACATCCGCTGGCGGCCCCACGCGAAGATGCACAAGAGCGCCGCGCTCGCACGGCTGCAGGTGCAGGCGGGCGCCGTCGGCGTCTGCGTCCAGAAGACCGCGGAGGCCGAGGTGATGGCCGCGGGCGGCGTGCGCGACATCTACATCAGCAACGAAGTGATCTCGCCGGCCAAGCTGGTACGCGTCGCGAAGCTGGCGCACCAGCTCTCGGCCGAAGGCGGGCAGCTCGCGATCGCGGTGGACAGCGCGGAAGGCATCACGCGCCTGGCGCGCGCGATGAACGAGGCGCGCACGGACAAGCCGGCGGTGATCGACGTCTTCGTGGAGATCGACGTCGGCCAGGGCCGCTGCGGCGTGCCGCCCGGACCTGCAGCCGTGGCGCTCGCGCATGAAATCCGCAAGCACGCGCCACTGCGTTTTGCGGGCTTGCAGGCCTATCACGGCAAGGCCCAGCATCTGCGCAGCGCACAGCAGCGCCGAGAGGCGATCTCTGTGGTGGTGGAGGACGTGACGCACACGCGCAAGCTGATCGAAGCCGAAGGCGTCGCCGTCGACCTCGTCACGGGCGCGGGAACGGGCAGCCTGGTGTGCGAGGCGGCGAGCGGCGTGTTCGGCGAATTGCAGGCGGGCTCATTCCTCTTCATGGACGCCGACTACGCGCAGAACGAGCGCGACCCGGCGGCGCCGAATTTCGAGCACGCCCTGTTCGTGAAGACGCAGGTGATCAGCGCGGGGGCGGAGCACGCCGTCTGCGACGCGGGCCACAAGAGCCACGCGATCGACTCCGGCCTGCCGAAAGTGCACACGCTCGCGCCGGGCAAGGAGCTGTCCTTCGCCAACGGCGGCGACGAGCACGGCATCCTGCGGCCCGCCGGCGCCAACACCCGCATCCCCGCCATCGGGCAGATGCTGTGGCTGGTCCCCGGCCACTGCGATCCGACGGTGAACCTCTACGACTTCATGATCGGCGTGTCCGGCGGCCTCCTGAACGGCAAGGTGGAACGGATCATCAGGGTTGATGCCAGAGGCGCGCTGACCTGA
- a CDS encoding histidine phosphatase family protein has translation MEATRIIAVRHGETSWNVDSRIQGQTDIGLNDTGRWQARRVGEALAGEDIKAVYSSDLGRAHETAQEIAGPAGIPVVADEGLRERSFGMFEGKTFTEIHETWPDQAQNWRKRIPDWQPPEGGESLLELRARVTRTMHELAARHPGEQIVVVAHGGVLDTLYRIATGQEVNSPRTWELPNGAINRLLWTPEGFTLVGWSDTQHLDDEAADENTSF, from the coding sequence ATGGAAGCCACCCGCATCATCGCCGTGCGCCACGGCGAAACCTCCTGGAACGTCGACTCCCGCATTCAGGGGCAGACGGACATCGGCCTGAACGACACCGGGCGCTGGCAGGCGCGCCGCGTCGGCGAGGCGCTGGCGGGCGAAGACATCAAGGCTGTCTACTCCAGCGACCTCGGCCGCGCGCACGAGACCGCGCAGGAGATCGCGGGTCCCGCCGGCATACCGGTGGTCGCCGACGAAGGCCTGCGGGAACGCAGCTTCGGCATGTTCGAAGGCAAGACCTTCACCGAAATTCACGAAACCTGGCCGGACCAGGCGCAGAACTGGCGCAAGCGCATTCCCGACTGGCAGCCGCCCGAAGGCGGCGAATCGCTGCTCGAATTGCGCGCGCGCGTGACGCGCACCATGCACGAACTCGCGGCGCGCCACCCCGGCGAGCAGATCGTGGTGGTGGCGCATGGCGGCGTGCTGGACACGCTCTACCGAATCGCGACCGGGCAGGAGGTCAACTCTCCCCGCACCTGGGAGCTCCCCAATGGCGCCATCAACCGGCTGCTGTGGACGCCCGAAGGCTTCACGCTGGTCGGATGGTCGGACACGCAACACCTCGACGATGAAGCCGCCGACGAAAACACCAGTTTCTGA
- a CDS encoding DUF4136 domain-containing protein — protein sequence MKSTVLRLCAAPLAACALLLAGCATSIQLDNTVQSFSSLPALPSPATYRFERLPSQQAPQQVEMENLADPALHKAGLSRDDANPRFSVQITARLQPVLSPWSDPWGGFAGWGRRGRGFGFGIGGRLGDMESPWYHREVGVVVRELSSGKVVFESRASNDGPWSSNTTVFPAMFEAALQGFPNAPAGPRQVNIQVAS from the coding sequence ATGAAAAGTACCGTGCTTCGACTGTGTGCCGCGCCGCTCGCGGCTTGCGCGCTGCTGCTCGCCGGCTGCGCCACGAGCATCCAGCTCGACAATACCGTCCAGTCCTTCTCCAGCCTGCCGGCCCTTCCGTCGCCGGCCACCTACCGCTTCGAGCGCCTGCCTTCCCAGCAGGCCCCGCAGCAGGTGGAAATGGAGAACCTGGCCGATCCCGCGCTCCACAAGGCCGGCCTGTCCCGCGACGACGCCAACCCGCGTTTCAGCGTGCAGATCACCGCCCGCCTGCAGCCCGTGCTGTCCCCGTGGTCCGACCCCTGGGGCGGTTTCGCCGGGTGGGGACGGCGCGGTCGCGGCTTCGGCTTCGGGATCGGGGGGCGCCTGGGCGACATGGAATCGCCCTGGTACCACCGGGAAGTCGGCGTGGTCGTGCGCGAGTTGAGCAGCGGCAAGGTCGTGTTCGAAAGCCGCGCCAGCAACGACGGACCCTGGTCGAGCAACACCACTGTGTTTCCAGCCATGTTCGAGGCCGCGCTCCAGGGCTTCCCGAACGCGCCGGCCGGGCCCCGGCAGGTGAACATCCAGGTTGCATCGTAG
- the ttcA gene encoding tRNA 2-thiocytidine(32) synthetase TtcA, giving the protein MSAVWNPSEVVPLEEGRKIERETHKLEKRLCRLAGQAIVDFNMIEEGDKVMVCLSGGKDSYSMLDILLKLQQRAPVRFELVAVNLDQKQPGFPADVLPAYLSRIGVPFHIENQDTYSIVKDKIPEGKTMCSLCSRLRRGILYRVADELGATKIALGHHRDDILQTFFLNMFFGGKLKAMPPKLVSDDGRHIVIRPLAYIAEKDLIRWSDHRQFPIIPCTLCGSQENLQRKQVGAMLREWEKQHPGRLDNMFNALQNVVPSHLADGTHYDFKGLTADGVASDDGDRAFDPPDFPAAAQLPGLQVVKF; this is encoded by the coding sequence ATGAGCGCAGTCTGGAATCCATCTGAAGTCGTGCCCCTGGAAGAGGGCCGCAAGATCGAGCGGGAAACGCACAAACTCGAGAAGCGCCTGTGCCGCCTCGCGGGCCAGGCCATCGTCGACTTCAACATGATCGAGGAAGGCGACAAGGTCATGGTGTGCCTGTCCGGCGGCAAGGACAGCTACTCGATGCTCGACATCCTGCTGAAGCTCCAGCAGCGCGCCCCGGTGCGCTTCGAGCTTGTCGCCGTCAACCTCGACCAGAAGCAGCCCGGCTTTCCCGCGGATGTGCTGCCTGCCTACCTGTCGCGCATCGGCGTGCCCTTCCACATCGAGAACCAGGACACGTACTCCATCGTCAAGGACAAGATCCCCGAGGGCAAGACGATGTGCAGCCTGTGCTCCCGCCTGCGCCGGGGCATCCTGTACCGCGTCGCGGATGAGCTCGGCGCCACGAAGATCGCGCTCGGGCATCACCGCGACGACATCCTGCAGACCTTCTTTCTCAACATGTTCTTCGGCGGCAAGCTCAAGGCCATGCCGCCCAAGCTCGTGAGCGACGACGGGCGCCACATCGTCATCCGCCCGCTCGCCTACATCGCGGAGAAGGACTTGATCCGCTGGAGCGACCACCGCCAGTTCCCCATCATCCCCTGCACGCTGTGCGGCAGCCAGGAGAACCTGCAGCGCAAGCAGGTGGGCGCGATGCTGCGCGAATGGGAGAAGCAGCACCCGGGCCGGCTCGACAACATGTTCAACGCGTTACAAAACGTGGTGCCCTCGCACCTCGCGGACGGAACACATTACGACTTCAAGGGTCTGACCGCGGATGGCGTGGCCAGCGACGACGGCGACAGGGCGTTCGATCCCCCGGATTTCCCCGCCGCCGCGCAGCTGCCGGGCCTGCAGGTCGTCAAATTCTGA